GAATGCTCCGAAAAGAGGCGCCGCACCGGAATGGCGCGTAGTTGACATGCGACAGGCGGGTCGCTGTCCCGATGCCGTTTGGGTGTTTCCGTGGGCGGGCTGTAACCGATTCGACGGTTGCGGAGGGTCGTGCGTCGCCGAAACGGCGTTTCCGCAGACAAGGGCGCGCTTCCGAACGGTGCACGGTCAGGCTGGCGGCTCGGTCCTGAGTGTGGATGTTTTTATTTGATTAAACAATGCCATGGCGCATTTCTTCGCCCCTGGTCCGCTGCTTGCAGGCTGCATTCCCACGGTGCGTGTCCCCGGGATGCGCGCTTCATTGCAGTGCTATCAGGCGGAGGCAATCATGGGAATTTCTCGACGCAAGCTTCTCAAGTTCGGGGGCGCCGCGGCTGCCGCGACGGCCGGCACCATCGGGGCGCCATCCATCATCAAGGCGCGTGAAACCTACAATTGGCGCATGACCACCAGCTGGCCGGCGGGGCTGCCCTTCTACCAGACCGGCCCGGGCAGTGCCACGGATTTTGCCCGCCGGGTGGAAGCCATGTCCGACGGCCGGATCCAGATCCGCGTCTATGCGGCGGATGAGCTGGTGCCGGCGTTCGAGGGCTTCGATGCCGTCTCTTCCGGCGGCCAGGTGCAGCTCAACCACGCCTGCTCGTACTACTGGGCCGGGGAGTCCTTCGCGGCCCAGTATTTCACCACGGTTCCTTTTGGCATGACGTTCCAGGGCTTCAACGCCTGGTTGACGGAAGGCGGCGGCAACGAGCTGTGGAGGGAGGTGTACGAGCCCTTCAACCTGGTGCCGCTGGCGGTGGGTTGCACCGGCGTACAGCCCGTGGGCTGGTTCCGCGAGCCCGTGGAGAGTCTCAGCGACTTCGACGGTCTGAGCATCCGCATGCCTGGACTGGCCGGTGACGTGTATGACGCCATCGGTGCCAATGCCCAGCTCCTTCCCGGCGGGGAAATCTTCGCCGCCCTGGAGCGTGGCGCCATTGACGCCGCCGAGTGGGTCGGCCCCTACCTGGATCGCGAGCTCGGGCTGCACAACGCGGCCAGCTACTACTATTCCAGCGGCTGGCATGAGCCGTCCACCACCACCGAGGTGATCATCAACAAGGATGATTACGAGTCCCTGCCGGATGACCTGAAGGCCATCCTTCACAATGCGGCGGCGGCCTGCAACATCACCTCCCACGCCTGGCTGGAAGCCCGCAACGGCGATGCCCTGGACGACTTGCGGGACAACCACGGGGTCACTTTCGACACCCTGCCGGAAGACGTGATCGATGCCTTATTCGAGGCGACCCGGGACATCCTGAACACGCAGGCGAACCGGGATCCGCTGGTGAAGAAGGTCAACGACAGCTTCTGGGAGTTCAAGAAGAAGCACGACCGCTGGCAGGAGAACAGCGAGACGATCTTCCAGACGCAGATCCGTGACAAGGGTCGCCGGATGCTGGATTGATCGGGGCTTCGCGCGAACGGGGTGCCGCCATCAGGGCGGCACCCCGGGGAGGATCGTATGCTGCGTCTCGTTGTTCGGTTGGAGTTTCTGCTCAAGCGGTTGACCGGTCTGGCGGGCTGGATCGGCGTGATCGCCATGGGGCTGATGGTGCTGCTGGTGTTCACCAACGTGGTGCTGCGCTACGGTTTCGGCGTCGGTGCCGTCTGGGCTCAGGAGCTGCAGTGGTACCTGCTGTCGGTGATGGCCATGGTGGGCATTGCCTATGCCATGCGCTACGACGATCACGTTCGGGTCGACATCTTTTCCCAGCGGTATGGCCGCACCGGCCGCCTCTGGCTCAATCTTCTGACCGCGACGGTGGTCGCGCTGCCGTGCGCGGTGCTGATCATCCACTTCGGCTACCCCTTCGCCGAGGGTTCCTTCCTGCGCGGTGAGCGTTCTCCGAATTCCAACGGGCTGCCCTGGCGTTTCATTCCCAAGGGGCTGGTGGTCGTCGGCTTCGCCTTCGTGGCCACCCAGGCTGTTGCCGAGGCGCTGGCCAGCGGTCGTCGCCTGACTTTCCACTACATGCACATGCTGCGGAGCTGATCCATGCCGTTGGAATACTATGCCCTCGGGATGATCATCGCCTTCTTCGTTCTCGTCCTTTCGGGAATGCCGGTGGGTTTCGCCGTCGCCGGCGTCGGCTTTCTGTTCGGATTCATCGGCTTCGACGGCTGGCTTTTCGAATTGCTGCCTTCCCGGATTTACGGCGTGATCACCAACTACACGCTTCTTGCCATCCCGCTGTTCGTGTTCATGGGCGTGATGCTGGAACGCTCCCGGATCGCCGAGCGCATGCTGGATGTCATTGGCCACATGTGCGGACGGCTGCCCGGGGGTATGGCGCTGGCGGTGATCCTGGTGGGAGTGCTGCTGGGGGCGTCCACGGGCATTGTCGGCGCTGCCATCGTGACGCTGACGCTGATGGCCCTGCCCACCCTGATTCGCCGGGGTTACAAGACGCCCATCGCCTGCGGGACCATCTGCGCGGCGGGCACCCTGGGGCAGATCATACCGCCGAGCCTGGTTCTGCTGGTGCTCGCCGATATCATGAACATCTCCGTGGGCAGTCTGTTTGCTGCCGCACTGGTGCCGGGCCTGCTGCTGGCCGGGCTGTATCTGGTCTACCTGCTGGGGCTGGCGTACTTCTTCGCCGCGGACGTGCCGGCCATCGACGAGGAGGAGCGCGCAGCGCTCAGCAAGACCCAACTGGTCAAGGATATCGGCACCACGGTTGTGCCGCCCCTGTTGCTGGTGTTCGCGGTGCTGGGGTCGATCATCGGCGGCGTTGCCGCCCCGACGGAGGCGGCGTCGGTGGGGGCCGTGGGAGCGCTGCTGCTGACCTTCGTCAGTGGCCGGCTATCCATGCCGGTGCTCAGTGAGACGCTGACCACGTCCGTGCGCATCAGCTGCATGATCTTCTTCGTGCTGATCGCTTCGCAGGTCTTTGCCCTGGCTTTCCGCGGCCTTGATGGGGAGTTTCTGATCGAGGGCATGTTCACGTTCGTCCCGGGGGGTGTGTACGCCGCTCTGATCTTCATGCTGGTGCTGATTTTCGTGCTGGGTTTTTTCCTGGAGTGGATTCAGATCAGTTACATCGCCGTGCCACTGTTGCTCCCCTTCATCCAGCAGGCGGGCGGCGATATTTCCATGGTCTGGGTGGCTATTCTCATCGCCATGAATCTGCAGACGTCGTTCCTGACACCGCCTTTCGGCTGGTCGTTGCTGTTCATGCGGGGCGTGGCGCCGCCCGGGGTGACAACAGGAGATATCTATCGCGGGGCGGTCCCGTTCGTGATCATCCAGATCGTGGCGCTGGCACTGATCTTCGCCTTCCCCGGCGTCGTGCTCTGGCTGCCCGAAGCCATTGGCTGGTAGTCGGCAATACCACTTGAGGAGAGAGACAACATGGTCGTGAAAGCAAACCCCGAGCCCTTGCGGGCAGCGGTGGTCGCACCGCACCACCTGGCGGCGGAGGCGGGGGGCGAGGTGCTGGCCGAGGGCGGTAACGCGCTGGAGGCGATGACTGCCGCTGCCGCCGCCATTGCGGTGACCTACCCCCACATGAACGGGCTGGGCGGCGACGGCTTCTGGCTGGTGCAGGAACCGGGCAAGCCGGCATGGGGCATCGAAGCCTGCGGCACGGCTGCCGCGCTGGCGACGCCCGAGTGGTATCGCAGGCAGGGGTTCGACAGTATTCCCCATCGTGGCGGTGTTGCGGCCAATACCGTCGCGGGTACCGTCAGCGGCTGGGCGCTGGCGGAACGGGCTTCCCGGGAGCAGTGGGGTGGCCGGTTGCCGCTCAAGCGCCTGCTGGCCCCGGCCGCAACGCTGGCTCGTCGAGGCTTTCCCATGACCGCCAGCCAGTCTGACACCCTGGCGGATAAACGGGACGAACTCACCCCTCAGCCGGGATTCAATGACGTATTCGTGCCCGGTGGCGCGTCGGTCCCCGTGGGCGAGGCCCTGCGGCAACCGGCGCTGGCCGATCTGCTGGACCGTATTGCCGAGGCCGGTCCGGCGGACTTTTACCAGGGTGACGTCGCCGCCACCATTGCGCGGGAGCTGGAGGCTGCCGGTAGCCCCTTGCGCGGCGCCGATCTGGCCGACTACGCCGCGCGCTATGTGGATCCGCTGTCATTGCAGCTGGACGACGGCCTGCTGGCCAACATGCCGCCACCCACCCAGGGCCTGGCGTCGCTCCTGATTCTGGGGCTCTACGACCGCGTTCGTGCACGCCACCCCCACACAGTGGACGGCGACGCCTATGTGCACGCCCTGGTGGAATGCACCAAGGCGGCGTTCCGTGTCCGCGACCGGGTGGTAACGGATCCCGGCCGCGTCCCGGAGCCTCCGGCAGGTCTGCTGACTCCGGCGGTGCTGGATCAGCTGGCGACGGGGTTCGATCCGGACCAGGCAGCGCCCTGGCCACCGTCCCGGGGCGGCGGGGATACCGTCTGGCTGGGTGCGGTGGATGCGGAAGGCCGCAGCGTAAGCTTCATCCAGAGCCTGTTCCACGAGTTCGGCAGCGGAGTGTCGATGCCGTCGCTGGGTATCGTGTGGCAGAACCGTGGTTGCAGTTTCTCCCTGGATCCCGCCGCCCTGAACGTGCTGGAGCCCGGCCGTCGACCCTTCCATACCCTGAACCCGGCGCTGGCGACCATGTCCGACGGCCGAACCGTGGTCTACGGCACCATGGGCGGTGAAGGCCAGCCCCAGACCCAGGCGGCGATCTATACCCGCGCCATTCGTCACGGCATGTCACCGGAGGACGCCGTGGCGGCGCCGCGTTGGCTGCTGGGGCGAACCTGGGGGCACGGTACCGATTCCCTCAAGGTCGAGGAGGATCTGGGTGAAGCCGTCATCCGTGGGTTGCGGGAACGTGGCCATCCGGTGGATGTGGTCAGTGGCTGCAACAGCATGATGGGCCACGCCGGCATGTTGGTCCGGTCGCCGGAGGGGGCCGTTTTCGCAAGTTCCGACCCGCGCTGCGACGGCGGTGTGGCCGGCGTTCACTGAGTCCAGGGAGACAAGGGGATGGGGGATATCACGCTGGTCGAGATGGGTGGCCTGGTGCTGGGGTTGTTGCTCACGGGGGTTCTGGCGGGGATTCTCGCCGGCCTGCTCGGGGTGGGTGGGGGCATCGTGGTTGTGCCGGTGCTGTTCTACGTGTTTGCCCTGCTGGATATCGACCCCGCGCTGCGCATGCACCTGGCGGTGGGCACCTCCCTGGCGATCATCGTGCCCACATCCCTGCGTTCCGCCCGCAGCCATTATCACGCCGGCACGGTGGACACCGGGTTGCTGCGCGACCTGGGCCCTGCCCTGCTGGCCGGGGTCGTGCTGGGCATTGTGTTGAGCGCGGTGGTCTCCGGGCGTTTCCTCACCGCGGTTTTCGCGATCATGGCCGTGCTGGTGGCGATCAACATGGCACGTTCCAGCGGGCCGCCGAAGATTACCGGCACGCCCCCTGCTGGTGCGCTCCGGCACGGGATCGGTACGTTCATCGGCAGTGTCTCCACCATGATGGGGATTGGCGGAGGCACGCTGAGCGTGCCCATCCTGGATGCCCTGGGTTACCCGATCCGCCGTTCCATCGGTACGGCGGCGGCCATTGGCACCATCATTTCCGTGCCGGGGGCGGTGGGCTTCGTCTGGGCGGGCTGGGGCGCGGACTCGCTGCCTCCCTTCAGCCTGGGCTATGTGAGCCTACTGGGCCTGGCCGTGATCGCGCCACTGACGGTTCTTTGTGCACCATTCGGGGTCAGGTTGGCCATGACCATGGACACGACGCACCTGAAAAGGGCGTTCGCTGTGTTCCTGTTCCTCACTGCGCTGTCCATGCTCTACAGCGTGCTCAACGGGTGAGGGCAGCGTTTTCTCAGAGCCGGGGGCCACCGCGCCGATGCTTCACCCGTGACATGAGCGTCTTGCAGTCCAGGCTGATTACGTAGTCGCGACCGAGCAGGTGCTCCTGAAGAAAGCGGTAGAGACTGTCGTTATCATCCGTGAGCGTGTGGATGTGCAGGCTCTGCATGTCGTTCATGATGTAAAGGCTGACCACCTCCGGCGTGTCGGCCAGCTCCCGTGCCGTCTCCTCCAGGCGCCACGGGGCGACTTTCGCATCCACGAAGGTGGACAGGGTCTTGCCCATCTTGTCCGGGTTCAGCACCACGGTGAACTGCTCGATCAGGCCGTCGTTCAGAAGCTTCTTGACCTGCTCCCGGGCATAGGCCCGGGAGCAGTCGAGCTCCCGGGCGATTTCGGCGTAGGACATGCGGGCGTCCTTGATGAGCAGCCGCAGGATCGGCGTCTCCAGACTCATGCTTGCCTCCTCCCCGGCTGGGCCGGTCCATTGTGGTTATCACTTTGGTGCTGCAAGACCGTGGCCAACTCCCCGGGACCGGGCGGGGTTGCGGGTTACCCCAGGGGCAGCCAGGTGATCAGCAGGGGCAGCAGGAAGGCGGTGATCAGACCCGCCAGGCTCAGGCCGAGCCCGGCGAAGGCACCGGCGGTGGCGCTGATGCTGAATGCCTGCGCGGTTCCCAGTCCGTGGGCAGTCAGCCCCATGGCGAAGCCCTTGACCGCGTCGTCGCGGATGCGCAGAACGCGGATCAGCCCGGGTGCCATCAGGCAGCCCAGGCTGCCGGTGAGGAGCACCAGTGCAGCGGTGAGCGAGGGCAGGCCGCCCAGCTGCTCCGCCACGCCCATGGCGATGGGCGTGGTCACCGATTTCGGTGCCAGCGACATCAGGCTGACGTCGCCGCCGCCCAGCAGCGATCCCACAGCTATGGCGGACAGCGCCGCGACGCTGGCGCCGACAACGCCGGCAACCAGCAACGGCCCCAGCCAGGCGCGGATCTGCCGGCGGTGGTAGTAGAGCGGGATGGCCAGGGCCACGGTGGCTGGCCCCAGCATGAAATGCACGAACTGCGCGCCCTCGAAGTAGGTGTCGTAGTCCGTGCCGGTGGCCAGCAGGATCACGATCAGCAGGCCCATGGACAGCAGCACCGGGTGCAGGGCCGGGCTGCCGCCCAGCCGCTGGTTCAGCCAGGTGCTGAACACGAAAACCGCCAGCGTCGTGGTGAGCCACAGCAGTGGCGAGGTGGCCAGGTACACCCAGATGTCGGTGATCTCTTCAGTCATGGCGGCGCCTCCGCAGCGCCAGCATGCCGCGCAGGGTGAGCATGGTGGCGATCAGCGTGACCGCCGTGCTCACTACCAGGGCGACGCTGATGGCGAGCCAGTCCCGTGCGATGAGCTGGAAGTGCACCATGATGCCCACCCCGGCGGGCACGAACAGCAGCGCCAGGTAGTTGAGCAGGGTATCGCTGACCCGGCGCAGCGCCGGGGGTGGGTCGCCGTACCAGAGCAGGAATGCGAACAGCAGCAGCATGCCGAGCACCGGCCCGGGTATCGGCAGCCCTGCCGCCCGGGCCAGTGTCTCGCCCACCAGCTGGCAGACGAGGATGCCGAGCATGCCGTGGATCAGGTTCATCGCAGGCTCATGGTTCGCCAGCCGCGCTCGCCGGCATGGCGCAGCAGGGTGTCGTCGGCGTCCACCGCCACCGGGTGATCCACCCGTTCCAGCAGCGGCAGATCGTTGTGGGAGTCGCTGTAGAAATGGCTGCCTGCGAGGCTCTCGCCGTGCCGGGTTAGCCACTCCTCCAGCGCCTCCACCTTGCCCGCGCCGAAGGTCACCGGACCGGTGACTTCGCCGGTATAGGCCCCGTCGCGCCATTCCGGCGTGGTTGCCAGCAGCTCATCCACGCTGAACAGGTCGGCGATGGGGGTGGTAATGAAGCGGTTGGTGGCGGTAATGATCAGGGTGGTATCCCCCCTGGCCGCGTGATCGCGCACCAGCTCGCGGCCCCGGGGCAGCACCAGGGGCCGGATCCATTCGTCCACGAACTCCCGCCGCCATGCGTGAAGTTCTTCCGGGCTGTACCAGGTCAGCGGTGCCAGCGCGAAACGCAGATACGCGTGGATGTCCAGTGTTCCCGCCAGGTACTGCTGGTAGAAGCGGTCGTTCTCCGCATCATAGCTTGGCCCGTCCACCAGACTCCGCTTCACCATAAAGCGGCCCCAGAGGTAGTCGCTGTCGCCGTGCAACAGGGTGTTGTCGAGATCGAATATCGCCAGTGGCATCGCGCTGCTCGTGTCCTTTATGCATGTTGGCTACAGCGGCCAGTTTGCCGGCTGCAACGGGTTTGTGGAACAATGAAAACATCAACCAAAACTTCGGAAAATACGTTAAGTGATTGATTCGGACGGCTTCAGAGCGAACGTCGGCATTATCCTCAGTAACGAGGAGGGCCGGGTGTTCTGGGGGCGTCGTATCGGCCAGAATGCCTGGCAGTTCCCCCAGGGGGGCATCAAGCGCGACGAGACGCCCGAGCAGGCATTGTACCGCGAGCTGCACGAGGAGGTCGGCCTGGAGCCGGCGCACGTGGAGGTGATCGGTGCCACTGCAGGCTGGCTGCGCTATCACCTGCCCCGGCACCTGGTGCGGCGCCACCAGCGGCCCTTATGTATTGGCCAGAAACAGCAGTGGTTCCTGCTGCGGCTGGTCGGTGGCGAGTCCGCCGTGCGCCTGGACGCCAGCGGCAGTCCGGAGTTCGACGACTGGCGCTGGGTGGATTACTGGCGCCCGGCCCGGGACGTGGTGTTCTTCAAGCGTCATGTCTACCGCAGGGCCCTGCGTGAGCTGGCCCCGCTGCTGTTTCCGGACGGTGCCCCGGAGCAGCCGGCCCATGTCCAGGGAGCCCAGGGGGGCGGGCGTCGCCGGCGCCGCTCCACCGGCGCCTGAGCCGACATGGGACAATCCGGTACCTTCCTGTACTCTTGAACGCACCGGAGCCGGTGACAGCCGGGCCGCGACAGGACGAATGGCATGCTTCAGACCCTTCACAGCATTATCCAGGAGGTCAATGCCGCCCGCGGGCTGCAGCATGCGCTGAATATCATCGTCAAGCGCGTGGCCGATTCCACCCATGTGGACGTCTGCTCCGTCTACCTGGTGGATCAGGACACCCAGGAATACGTGCTCATGGCCACTCGCGGGCTGAACCCGGATGCCGTCGGCCAGGTGCGTCTGCGCTTTGATGAGGGGTTGGTTGGCCTGGTGGGCGAGCGCAAGGAGCCCCTGAACCTCGAGGATGCGGAAACACACCCCCGCTTCCGCTATTTCCCCGAGACCGGTGAAGAGAAGTTCCACTCCTTCCTCGGGGCACCGATCATTCACTTCCGCCGCCTGCTCGGCGTGCTGGTGGTGCAGCAGACTGCGCGGCGCCGCTTCGGCGAGGAGGAAGTGGCGTTCATCGTCACCATGGCCGCCCAGCTCTCCGGTGCCATTGCCCACAGCGAGGCCAGTGGCAACGAGGGCAGCGGCGGCCTGCCCACGCCACTGCCGCTGACCCGCAAGCCTCTGGACGGTGTCCCCGGGGCGCCGGGAGTGGCCTTCGGCCGGGCCATGGTGGCGTACTCCCCCGCGGACCTGTTCGCCGTGCCGGACAGGGCCGTCGACGACGTGGACGGCGAGGTGGCCTCCTTCCGCAGTGCCCTGAAGGCGGTGCGCGCGGAGGTCCAGGAACTGGCGGATCAGCTCGCCGACGCCATTCCGTCGGACGAGCACATGATGTTCGACGTCTATCTGAAGATGCTCGACAGCGAGAGTCTTGTGCAGGGTACCGAGCAGCGCATCCGTGAGGGGAACTGGGCCTGCGGTGCTCTGCGTGACAGCATCGCGCAGTACGTCAGCGTCTTCGACGAAATGGAAGATCCCTACCTGCGTGAGCGCGCCAGCGATATCCGCGACGTGGGGCGCCGCATCCTCATGCGGTTGCAAATGGACAGCGGCGACAGCCGTGAGGTGCCCGAGGGCACCATCCTGGTGGGCGAGGAGATCAGCGCCTCACAACTGGCGGAGATCCCCACGGAACGGCTGAAAGGGGTGGTCACTGCCCGGGGCTCGGGCAACTCCCACGTGGCCATACTGGCCCGGGCGCTCAACATCCCCGCGGTCATGGGTGTGGCCGAGCTGCCCGTGGGGCGGCTGGAGAACAAGCAACTGATCGCCGATGGCTATACCGGCCGTGTCCACATCGAGCCGGACAAGCGGGTGCGCAAGGAGTACCGGCGGCTGCTCAAGGAGGATGCCGAGCTGTCCGAGGAGCTCCAGGTGCTCAAGGACCAGCCGGCGCAGACGCCCTGCGGTTTCCGCATGGGGCTCTATGCCAACACGGGCCTCATGGCGGATATTACGTCGTCCCTGGCCAGTGGCTGCGACGGTATTGGTCTGCACCGTACCGAGTTCCCCTTCATGGTGCGCGAGCGCTTCCCCGGCGAAGATGAGCAGACCGTGGTCTACCGCCAGGTGCTGGAGCCCTTCGTGCCGCGGCCGGTGGTGCTGCGCACCCTGGACGTGGGCGGCGACAAGCCGTTGCCCTATTTCCCGGTGCGGGAGGAGAACCCGTTCCTCGGCTGGCGGGGGATTCGTCTGACCCTGGATCATCCGGAAATCTTCCTGTCCCAGCTGCGGGCGATGCTGCGGGCCAATGCCAACTGCGGCAATCTGCGTATTTTGTTGCCCATGATCAGCCGCGTCCAGGAGGTGGACGAGGCGCGGGTGCTGCTGGAGCGTGCCCGCGAGGAGCTGGAAGAAGAGGGCATCGAGATCGGCACCATGCCCGAGATCGGGGTGATGATCGAGGTGCCCTCGGCGGTGTACCAGGCGGACAGCCTTGCGCGGCGTGTGGACTTCCTCTCCATCGGCAGCAACGACCTGACCCAGTATCTGCTTGCTGTGGATCGTAACAATGCACGGGTGGCGGGCCTTTACGATGAGCTGCACCCCGCGGTGCTGCAGGCCGTGCGCCAGGTGGTGGAAGCCGGGGAGCGCAACGATTGCCCGGTGAGTGTGTGCGGCGCCATGGCGGGGGACCCCGCCTCGTCCATCCTGTTGCTGGGGCTGGGCGTGCGGGGGCTGAGCATGAGCGTCTCCAGTCTGCTGCGGGTCAAGTGGGTGATGCGCAGCTTCACCCGTCAGCAGGCCAGCGCCCTGTTGGAGGAGGCATTTACCCTGGAGAACCCGGCGGATGTCCGGCGGCGCCTGAACCGGGCACTGGAGGAGGCGGGTCTCGGCGGTCTGGTGCGACCAGGCAAGTAGCCCTAGTGTCCTGTCCCAGAAGTGCGCGCCATTAATGCGCGCACTTCTGGGACAGGACACTAGTTCTAATTGACAATCAGTCGCATTTGCATTCAGACTGCAACCATCCATACGGAGGGTTGCCATGTACGTCTGCCTCTGCCACGCCGTCACCGATCACGATATCCGCCGCGCCGTTGTTCAGGGCGGTGCGCGTACCATGCGCGACCTGCGCCATCAGCTCGGCCTGTGCGCCTGCTGCGGTCGCTGTGGCCCGGAAGCACTGGAAGTCCTCACCAAGGCGCGCGGTAGCCTGGGCGCCAAAGCGGTTCACATTGATCTGCCGCCGCTGGTTGCCGACGAGCCCGCCACCGCGCGCGAGAGCGCCTGAAGCGTCAGGTGCGTGCTGCCTGCGGTGTGGCTGCGGCCTCCCCTAGCCTCCCTTTCCTGTATTAGACTGTCCTCAGTCCGGCGTGCCTTGCCAGGCGGCAGGCACGCTGCAGTCCAGTCAACCAAGAAGACGGGAGCCACCGAATGAAGGGTGACGCCAAGGTAGTCGGGCATCTCAACAAGGTTCTCTACAACGAACTGACCGCGATCAACCAGTACTTCCTGCACTCCCGCATGCTCAACGACTGGGGCCTGGAGAAGCTGGGCGGCAAGGAATACAAGGCGTCCATCGACGAGATGAAGCACGCCGACCAGCTCATCGACCGCATCCTGTTCCTGGAGGGCATGCCCAATCTGCAGGATCTCGGCAAGCTGCTCATCGGGGAGAACGTCCGGGAAGTGCTGGAGTGCGATCTCAAGCTGGAGCAGAAGGGGATTGCCGACCTGCGGGAGGCCATTGCCTATGCCGAGTCGGTGGAGGATTACGCCAGCCGTGATCTGCTGAACGGGATGCT
The DNA window shown above is from Aquisalimonas sp. 2447 and carries:
- the ptsP gene encoding phosphoenolpyruvate--protein phosphotransferase; this encodes MLQTLHSIIQEVNAARGLQHALNIIVKRVADSTHVDVCSVYLVDQDTQEYVLMATRGLNPDAVGQVRLRFDEGLVGLVGERKEPLNLEDAETHPRFRYFPETGEEKFHSFLGAPIIHFRRLLGVLVVQQTARRRFGEEEVAFIVTMAAQLSGAIAHSEASGNEGSGGLPTPLPLTRKPLDGVPGAPGVAFGRAMVAYSPADLFAVPDRAVDDVDGEVASFRSALKAVRAEVQELADQLADAIPSDEHMMFDVYLKMLDSESLVQGTEQRIREGNWACGALRDSIAQYVSVFDEMEDPYLRERASDIRDVGRRILMRLQMDSGDSREVPEGTILVGEEISASQLAEIPTERLKGVVTARGSGNSHVAILARALNIPAVMGVAELPVGRLENKQLIADGYTGRVHIEPDKRVRKEYRRLLKEDAELSEELQVLKDQPAQTPCGFRMGLYANTGLMADITSSLASGCDGIGLHRTEFPFMVRERFPGEDEQTVVYRQVLEPFVPRPVVLRTLDVGGDKPLPYFPVREENPFLGWRGIRLTLDHPEIFLSQLRAMLRANANCGNLRILLPMISRVQEVDEARVLLERAREELEEEGIEIGTMPEIGVMIEVPSAVYQADSLARRVDFLSIGSNDLTQYLLAVDRNNARVAGLYDELHPAVLQAVRQVVEAGERNDCPVSVCGAMAGDPASSILLLGLGVRGLSMSVSSLLRVKWVMRSFTRQQASALLEEAFTLENPADVRRRLNRALEEAGLGGLVRPGK
- a CDS encoding (2Fe-2S)-binding protein — encoded protein: MYVCLCHAVTDHDIRRAVVQGGARTMRDLRHQLGLCACCGRCGPEALEVLTKARGSLGAKAVHIDLPPLVADEPATARESA
- the bfr gene encoding bacterioferritin; translation: MKGDAKVVGHLNKVLYNELTAINQYFLHSRMLNDWGLEKLGGKEYKASIDEMKHADQLIDRILFLEGMPNLQDLGKLLIGENVREVLECDLKLEQKGIADLREAIAYAESVEDYASRDLLNGMLVHEEEHVDFLEIQIDLYDRLGKENYEQSQT